DNA from Scheffersomyces stipitis CBS 6054 chromosome 1, whole genome shotgun sequence:
ATCTAGACCATTCTTTCCAAGAGGTTTCTTGTGGGATGAGGGTTTCCATTTATTGCCTCTTTTGAAGTACGACTCAGATTTGGTCATGGAGATTATGAAGTCTTGGTTTAGTTTGATTGATGATGACGGTTGGATAGCTCGCGAACAAATCCTTGGTCCAGAACTGAGATCTCGTGTTCCAGAACAATTTCAGGTGCAAAGTCCAGAAATCGTTAATCCTCCTACTTTGATGCTTGCTTTCACATATCTCTTGGAATCAGCAAAACTGGCAGGTAATTACGGAAACGTTAATGAGCCATTGTTTTACAGCGACGAAGCCATTATCACGCATAAGGATTTGGGGCTGGTTATTCTTAACAACCCAGAGTTATTAACAAACTATACGAAAGAAATATATCCGAGATTAAAGACTCACTACGAGTGGTTCAGAAGAACCCAAAAAGGATACGTGGAAGAATTTGGAAGAGGAGCTAACTTAGAAGCATACCGTTGGAGAGGCAGAACGATTACACACTGCCTTGCAAGTGGGATAGATGACTATCCACGGCCAAATCCTGCCGATGTCGCTGAATTAAATGTCGACCTTCTTTCGTGGATTGGAGTCATGTCAAGGTCGATGAAATTAATTGCCCAGCTTTTGAAACATGACGAAGATGCCGAAATTTTTGCCCAACATGAAGATAATGTTGTAGACAATTTAAGCAAATTGCATTGGTCGGACGAGGAAAAAGCGTATTGTGATGTTACagtagatgaagacgatgaaaaCATTAAAGTATGCCATAAGGGTTATCTTTCATTATTCCCTTTCTTAACCAAATTGATTCACATCGAGGAGCTCGACAAATTAGAGGCTATGGTGGACTTAATTTCGGACCCAGAAGAATTATGGAGTGATTATGGTATTAGGTCCTTGTCAAAAAGCAACCAATTCTACAGAACTGAAGAAAACTATTGGAGGTCTCCAATCTGGTTGAATATTAACTATCTTATCTTAGAAGGCTTACAGCACTATTACGATGTGGCGCACATTCGCATGAACTCCGATATCAGTAATAAATTCAAAAGAGTTTACAAGGATTTGAGGTTAAATCTTGTGAATAATGTTGTCGAACAATGGGAGAATACCGGATACGTTTGGGAACAATATGATGATGAAACCGGAAATGCTAAAGGTGCCAAAAATTTCTTGGGTTGGacatcaacaatcttgTTAATCATGAACATggctgaagaattgtaaaATCATCCAAGCATTGTTATTAGAGGTTATAAAAAATATAGAATTTCTTAGTATTAACTAAACTTACTTCGTAGGATCGGCTTCGAATCTCAAGTCCCAGCCAATCTGCTCGCCTAACTTCGGTAAAACTTCGGCAACACTTTGCACATCCTTGTCACCACGTCCTGAAACATTGATAACAATGTGTTGATCCTTTGGCATAGTCTTAGCCAACTCAACACCACCATAAATAGCGTGAGAAGACTCCAAAGCTGGAATTATACCCTCCAATTGGGACAATAATTTAAATCCGATCAATGCCTGAGCATCTGTAGCAGCAACGAAGTCAGCACGACCAGTGCTCTTCCAAAATGCCAATTCTGGACCTACGCCAGGATAGTCTAAACCCGCAGAAACTGAATGAGTGTCATGAACCTGTCCATCACTGTCCTGAAGAACGTAAGTTTTGACACCATGGAACACACCTGGAATACCTGCCGTCAAAGTTGCAGAATGGCGATCAGTGTCTAAGCCGTCACCACCAGCTTCGACACCTAACATTTTGACTTCAGTATCGTGTTCAAAAGGAGAGAACATACCAGTGGAGTTCGAACCACCGCCGACACAAGCAACAACGGCGTTTGGTAACTTACCGCCGTTTAAAGTCTTAAACTGCtctttggtttcttgaCCAATAACACTTTGGAAGGTTCTAACCAAGGTTGGGTATGGATGTGGTCCAATTGCTGAACCGACAACATAGTGCGTTGACTCTAAGTTTGATACCCAGAATCTGAAGGCTTCAGAAGTCGCATCTCTCAATGTTTGGGTACCATTAGTGACAGCAACAACCTTTGCACCCAAGATTCTCATTCTGAACACATTCAAGGCTTGACGTCTTACATCTTCGGCTCCCATGAAAACGGTACATTCCAATCCAAACTTAGCACATGCAGTAGCAGTAGCAACACCATGCTGACCAGCACCAGTCTCAGCaataatcttcttcttaccTAATCTCTTAGCAATTAACACTTGAGCCAAGGcattgttgatcttgtgaGAACCAGTATGGTTCAAatcttctctcttcaacCAGATCTGAGCGCCTCCGGCATATTCAGTCAATCTTTCGGCCCTATGCAAAGAAGATGGTCTTCCAATGTAAGAGTACAAGTCCTTGAATTCCTTCCAGAACTCGGGATCAGCAACTGCGCTTTCAAATCCTTTCTCCAATTCAGCCAAACAAGTGTGCAATGCTTCAGGAACATATTGACCACCAAATTCACCAAATTTTGGGTTGAACTTGTGGTCctcttcaagaactggcTTAGTTTCAGTTCCATCTATAACTACAGCCCgagagaaagaagttggcGCATTGACGGAAAAGCCTTCACCTAAAATGGATTTGACATACTTGTAAGCGGTCACACCTCTTTCACCTGGCTTAGATTCACCAATTAAGGTCACGATTCTAGAACCAATAACCACACCATCAGCGCTCTCACCAACAGTTAAGAAATGCTCTCTTGTAGACACACCGAAACCTACGGCAATTGGGGTAGAGCCGGCAAATTTTCTAACTCTAGCACACAACTCAGTGATACCGgaagaaacagatttgGAAGCACCAGTGGTACCCATCTTAGAAACTACGTAGATAAAGGAATCTGCGATTTCTCCCAAGACCTTCAATCTTTCATCAGTAGTGGCAGGGGCAACCAAAGGAACATAAGACAATCCATAACGTGCACAAGACGATCTGAACTTGATGGCTTCCTCAGGAGGCAAGTCGACGACAATGAAACCGTTAGCACCTACCCTTGCAGAGTCctcaatcaacttgatttcaCCGTACTTTAAGATTGGATTGTAGTAACCCATCAATATGATTGGAACAGTGACACCTTGTTCTCTTGCTTGCTTGACCAAGTCCAAGCACTTTGGGACGGTGATTCCGTTGTCCAACGCGACATTATTAGCAGCTTGGATGGTTGGACCATCAGCAATTGGGTCGGAGAATGGGATACCCAATTCAATGATGTCTACACCGGCATCTTGCAtgctcttcaagattggAACTGTGTCCTCAATAGTAGGGTAACCAGCAGTAATGAAGTTGACCAAAGCATTTCGTCCCTCTTTTTTACACCTAGCAAAAGTTTCTTTCAATAAAGCAGACATGTCTATATAAATAATTCTTGACTGTTCTTGTACTTTGGTATAGATTTCTCTATTGGAATCAAGAAAAACTGTGAATTTATATACTTCGGCATCtggaaattttcagtttgCAATCAGGGCCGCAACCAAAATCGTATGGCGGAAATTGTGAGTCAGTTCAGGGTAACCCCAAAATTCAAATCCATATACAGAAAAACGCTTTTTTACATTTTCATATTGCGAGAACAGTTGGGTAACTGGGTTACCGTGACTTGCCATGGATTAGGCTGACTATTTTGAAACTATCTTAGTTCTATAATCCTGCTCTTGCATTTATATCTCTTCTGGGGAATTTGCTGTAAAATTTGTCTTCCTATATACTAAATAACTATTGGCTGATTAACCGTGCCTCCGTTTGTACCGTCATTTGTAGAATTACTCTTGTGTATCGAATTGCTTCTCTTGaccttgttgttgttgccaTTTAAAAGTGGTGATGCTCCGTTCAAGCTGGAGCTTACTGAGTCTCCATTACTCGGAGGAACTCCCGAGGACCCATTAGATATTGGACCAGATACTGATAAACGACTTCCTGTTGGCTTAGAGGGACCTGTAGGGTTCTGGGGAATAATCTCCACCTCATGTCCTAATTTAATTTGGGCTAGATTTATTATTGGAAGGAGCTTGTTGTACTTTGCACAGTAGTCCTTGATGCTAGTTTGGACCGACTTCAATCGCAGAACTACCACTCGGTAGTATTCCTGTTGTGATTGATCTGGTGGAATGGTTGCCAATGCCTTTACTAATAAGGACATGTCATTTCGCAAGATGTTTATCTCAACTTTCAACCTTTCAAGCTCATTGAATATAAGGCTGGGGTCTATTTTGCCTGAAGTAATATCATCTATCTTGATAAGATCTGGTAGTTTTGTGGATGGAGAACTTAGACTCGACATCACCAGTATAATATGCTAAATTATTGTTTATCGTATTATGATATTTATTGGGCTTGTTCAATCCAGAAAGATAGAAAAATATATAGGGGCTTCCTTATGCTTGCTttatttcttgttcttatGACAAGACGCTATTTATTTCTCATTCGCGAATTTAAAGTATCTTTATTGCATTTTTTCTTACACTACTATTATGGAGCGGACTTTCTTCCCCACGCACTCTCTGTATTTCCATATCAGCTACAGTAGATTTTATGAAAACGAACCTCCCCTATAGGAAAATTTGCTTGAACTAAAGTTGTGATTGATTTCGCATGCCTCATCAGGATTTACTCTAAAAATCTATGAGTTTACTTACATAGGTAATATGCCCCTTTGGAAAAAGAGACAGCCAAGTAACAATTAGATGCTCCaaccaaattgaagatgtaccaacattgaaattgatgagGCTACTTATAATTGTATCctccagaagaacaaaaccATGTTTGTATAAACGCTATATAAATAACCGCTAGTACGATTCTGGAGGCTTTTAGTTCTTTTCGTCTTTATTTCTGTTAGAGGTATACGATTAGTATGCAACTACATTGTTTTCTAATTTGCTTTGACAAAAAAGGCACTTTAATACATATAGGACAAAGAAGCCTATTCTATATTACACCATTTTCGTATATTCTATTCTGTGTTGGATGGTGTCTAGAAAGGAACTTCTCTCAAAGCACGCTTCGGTAATGCAGCACGAATCGAGTGTAGCTCTTTTATCAATATCACTTTTAGTACAAGATGCCTCTTCCTAGAAATTATAATGAAGGATGATAAGCCGTAGACCACACTCAAGTGATTCTATCAAGgttcaattttcaaatgAGGCACATTTTTTATGATATGGCTGAATCTTTTTGCATTGGAGCACATTTTCGGTAACAGTCGCAAAAAGCTGTAGGTGAAGTAGGGCTCATTTCTCTCAGTTGCGAATCCATATTAGAGAGAGTTCAGTGACTTTTAGCCTCAAGAGAGCTTTTCTAGACGCTCAATCTTCTTTAAGTCAGGTTcatgttcaagaaatccaCAGTAGCTTAATTATACCGACTATTTTCGAGTGGTTCTATCTCTAACTATGATAACTTGGTTGTTCTTCTCGTCGCCCTTCCAGGTTAAATTGTAACTTTCAACAAGGGACTCGTACGTGTATCCTCGTGGAAGAAGGGTTTGTTCAAGCTGATGCTTTGTTATAGTAAAATACGATTTGCTCACACAATCGATGACATGTTTAACCATCGTCAGCAATCCAAACTTCATAATCGACGCTTTGGCATTGTCGGTTTCCATGTTATAGTGCTTCATCCAGCTATAATAGTCACGATAGATCCAGCTCTGTAGCACTTCAAAAGTTTTACCTGTCTTGCTATTGTCAATCTTATGAAGGTACTCGAAGTAGAGTCTGAGAGCTTTGGAATTTGAGTTATTGAAATGTGCTAGATGTAGAACCAACAAAGTAGTAATTTCTTCCACCTCTTCCATAGTGACCACAGACTCCTTGTTTGCTTTGTAATACGAAAGCAAATACATTATGCAAGGGATATAGGTTTGGTGATGCCCTATAGCTGCCGAGATTCTGATGGAAAACAAGAACACCTTTTTAGAAAATTCGTTAGGTATAGCAAACAAGAGTGCCTCTCGTAGTTTTCGGAGTGAATTCAATATCGTATCTATGGTTATCAGGTGCTTCAAAGATTCTCCACTGTTATTGGTATCCGCTGTAAGCTCCAGAAGTTCGTCTTTCTCTATAAAGTGAGATATCTTATCACTtaatgtagaagaagtattaGAACTGCAATACTCAATGAAGTTCATCAATATCTGTTTGAAGTAACTCTCTCTCTCATTGGAGCTCTTCTGCAACCGATTATCTTCACCCCTACTGACAAATCCGTATTCCCTCTGCTTttcgaacttcttgtcaTCATTGGAAAATCTTAGCGCTCTCTGCTTGGATCTCGCTATCTCCTCAGCTGCTTGATTCTGGAAAAAAttcttatcttcatcattaGAATTCCTAGATCTGTTGAAATCGCTATTTCTGTTAGAATACGCTCGCCATCGACCACCTCTGCTGCTTTCTCTATTGTTTTGGTTGTAAgacttctttgttgaatatgacTGATCACTAAACGAATTGTTTCTCTCACCTCGGGAGGTGGTATAGTTGGGATCGAACTGTTTTAAGAGCTTTGAACCTTCTTCCTTCCTTTCCTCTTCCATGACTATATATTGATTACTATTCAGATGCGATAGTCGTAATATCCATTAGTGTTCGAATTCTTTTTAAAGAGTTCAGAGGAAGAGTAGATTTGGACTACGCAGTCTAAAAGGCTACAATATTTTACACTGTTTCTATACTGGAAAATTCTAGGTTCATTTATTATTCGTTTGTCTGACTAAGTAAACTtagaatattgaaaatttccTTTAGACAATCATCAAATATAAGACCAGCATGATCTGTCAGTATTAGGAATATACATATGAACAATATGCTGctctgaagaaacaaacaaTATGAAATAAATTAAATTATCATTCAGCAATAAAGAGAGAATCATAAACACTCGTTGCATTCTGACAACATGTCAACAACGATTGGACATTGACATGTTAGAGGAGTATTAGGAGGTTATCCCATTTATTTAGCAGCTAACAATTGAGTAAATTCTTGGATATCAATTTCGCCATCGTTGTTGGTGTCAGCCTCCTTGATCATTTGGTCAACGTCTGCGTCGGACAACTTTTCACCAATTGAGGTTAACACATGTCTCAACTCAGCAGCGCTGATCTTGCCGTCCCCGTTTCTATCAAATACCTTGAAGGCTTCAGCAATTTCAGCTTCAGAGTCTGTATCCTTCATCTTTCTGGCCATCATGGTCAAGAATTCTGGGAAGTCGACAGAGCCATCGCTATTCACATCGACTTCGTTTATCATGTCTGTCAATTCACTTTCAGATGGGTTTTGGCCCAAGGATCTCATCACAGTACCCAATTCCTTGGTTGTGATCTTGCCATCCTTATCCTTATCGAATAAGGAGAAAGCCTCTCTGAATTCAGCAATCTGTTGTTCGGATAATTTCTCAGCCTGGTCATAGGTTAGTATACTGCGGTgcaacaataataatcTAGTTGTGCAACGGATCTGACGTGTTCATAATGTAAGATGCTCTTCCTAAGAGTTCTAATCTGGACGACGATACTGAAATTACACTGCTGTCCGATTGTTCCAAAATGCAAATAATGACTGTAGCACTGAGCTATATATATGGAGAATGCATACCATTGTAAAGAGATATGAGGTTAAAAGAACTGGAGTGgatccaacaacaaaacGGACTACAAAAACATTTTCACATTTCAGACTCGTCTCTGCCAGTGTTTATCTATTTTTTCCCCCTGTATACTCACGCTCTGATTTCATCATTCATTTCACAAAACACAATAGTTAAGAGTTCTAGACTCCAGACACGACCACAGGATTGTTCTGCTTGCTACAGGCAAAAAGAATTGGTGTCAAGACTGCACAGCATACCACTATTTATAGAATTCGGTCTAGTCGGTCCTTATGATCCGATCAAGTTGCAACCTGTAGAGCTATACAAGTTTAGAACCAACTTTCTGTAATAATTGATAGACAACATTCTGCAATTCTCCACAGAATGACTACATTAGCATACTGGTCGATATGGAGAGCACAGATGAGTCCGAAGACAATCTCCGAGAGAGCCGACAGAGCCCTGAAGTAGACCAAGACTTTGTAGCTCCACCACAACGCGTCTCGCAAATCGATCTGGTCACATATCTGTCCTTTCTCCGGTCGCTTGATGATGAACATTTGATAGAACATA
Protein-coding regions in this window:
- the TRP5 gene encoding tryptophan synthetase (tryptophan synthetase (TRPB)) yields the protein MSALLKETFARCKKEGRNALVNFITAGYPTIEDTVPILKSMQDAGVDIIELGIPFSDPIADGPTIQAANNVALDNGITVPKCLDLVKQAREQGVTVPIILMGYYNPILKYGEIKLIEDSARVGANGFIVVDLPPEEAIKFRSSCARYGLSYVPLVAPATTDERLKVLGEIADSFIYVVSKMGTTGASKSVSSGITELCARVRKFAGSTPIAVGFGVSTREHFLTVGESADGVVIGSRIVTLIGESKPGERGVTAYKYVKSILGEGFSVNAPTSFSRAVVIDGTETKPVLEEDHKFNPKFGEFGGQYVPEALHTCLAELEKGFESAVADPEFWKEFKDLYSYIGRPSSLHRAERLTEYAGGAQIWLKREDLNHTGSHKINNALAQVLIAKRLGKKKIIAETGAGQHGVATATACAKFGLECTVFMGAEDVRRQALNVFRMRILGAKVVAVTNGTQTLRDATSEAFRFWVSNLESTHYVVGSAIGPHPYPTLVRTFQSVIGQETKEQFKTLNGGKLPNAVVACVGGGSNSTGMFSPFEHDTEVKMLGVEAGGDGLDTDRHSATLTAGIPGVFHGVKTYVLQDSDGQVHDTHSVSAGLDYPGVGPELAFWKSTGRADFVAATDAQALIGFKLLSQLEGIIPALESSHAIYGGVELAKTMPKDQHIVINVSGRGDKDVQSVAEVLPKLGEQIGWDLRFEADPTK
- a CDS encoding predicted protein encodes the protein MSSLSSPSTKLPDLIKIDDITSGKIDPSLIFNELERLKVEINILRNDMSLLVKALATIPPDQSQQEYYRVVVSRLKSVQTSIKDYCAKYNKLLPIINLAQIKLGHEVEIIPQNPTGPSKPTGSRLSVKRSNSIHKSNSTNDGTNGGTVNQPIVI
- the CMD1 gene encoding calmodulin, with amino-acid sequence MAEKLSEQQIAEFREAFSLFDKDKDGKITTKELGTVMRSLGQNPSESELTDMINEVDVNSDGSVDFPEFLTMMARKMKDTDSEAEIAEAFKVFDRNGDGKISAAELRHVLTSIGEKLSDADVDQMIKEADTNNDGEIDIQEFTQLLAAK
- a CDS encoding predicted protein, whose amino-acid sequence is MEEERKEEGSKLLKQFDPNYTTSRGERNNSFSDQSYSTKKSYNQNNRESSRGGRWRAYSNRNSDFNRSRNSNDEDKNFFQNQAAEEIARSKQRALRFSNDDKKFEKQREYGFVSRGEDNRLQKSSNERESYFKQILMNFIEYCSSNTSSTLSDKISHFIEKDELSELTADTNNSGESLKHSITIDTILNSLRKLREALLFAIPNEFSKKVFLFSIRISAAIGHHQTYIPCIMYLLSYYKANKESVVTMEEVEEITTLLVLHLAHFNNSNSKALRLYFEYLHKIDNSKTGKTFEVLQSWIYRDYYSWMKHYNMETDNAKASIMKFGLSTMVKHVIDCVSKSYFTITKHQLEQTLLPRGYTYESLVESYNLTWKGDEKNNQVIIVRDRTTRK